One window of Dyadobacter sandarakinus genomic DNA carries:
- a CDS encoding carbohydrate kinase family protein produces the protein MLWDMLPSGKQPGGAPMNVAIHLKNFGMNPAFISRVGDDDLGVELMDYLNNQDFNTDYIQTGITHLTGIVKVNLTDKTEVTYKIVQPVAWDYIMTTPENKQLVKDSDVFVYGTLSVRSQQSRDTLFELLKDAKLKVFDVNIRPPHLDRATTEYLLEQADIVKVNEHELHTVCTWFGIQPEVETQMKFLYERFNLKLVCVTLGADGAVVLSADGFHSQGGYAVEVQDTIGSGDSFLAMFLKEYISGSSIPSALKKACAVGALVASYSGATPVIAEKEIADFLTNNQINHV, from the coding sequence ATGCTTTGGGACATGCTGCCTTCCGGCAAGCAACCCGGCGGAGCGCCCATGAATGTGGCCATTCACCTGAAAAACTTTGGCATGAACCCGGCTTTCATCAGCCGCGTCGGCGATGACGACCTCGGCGTTGAACTTATGGATTACCTTAATAATCAGGATTTTAATACAGATTATATCCAAACCGGCATCACGCACCTGACCGGAATTGTAAAGGTAAACCTGACTGACAAGACCGAAGTAACCTATAAAATCGTGCAGCCCGTCGCTTGGGATTACATTATGACGACACCTGAGAACAAGCAATTGGTAAAGGACTCAGATGTGTTTGTTTACGGCACGCTTTCCGTTCGAAGCCAGCAGTCGCGCGACACGCTTTTTGAATTACTAAAAGACGCAAAACTGAAAGTGTTCGACGTCAACATTCGTCCTCCGCATCTGGATAGAGCCACAACTGAATATTTGCTGGAACAAGCTGACATTGTTAAAGTAAACGAGCACGAGCTTCACACCGTCTGCACCTGGTTTGGCATACAGCCCGAAGTGGAAACGCAGATGAAATTCCTCTACGAACGCTTCAACCTCAAACTGGTTTGCGTAACGCTCGGTGCCGATGGCGCGGTCGTTCTTTCGGCTGACGGATTTCATTCTCAAGGCGGATATGCAGTGGAAGTGCAGGACACGATTGGCAGCGGCGATTCCTTCCTGGCCATGTTCCTCAAAGAATATATAAGCGGCTCGTCTATTCCCTCAGCCCTAAAAAAAGCCTGCGCGGTGGGTGCATTGGTTGCCTCCTATTCTGGCGCTACACCAGTGATTGCCGAAAAAGAAATTGCTGATTTTTTAACAAATAATCAAATCAATCATGTTTAA
- a CDS encoding RagB/SusD family nutrient uptake outer membrane protein, with the protein MITKKIIYALTLLMVLFTGCNDALVEPAQGVISGEDLNTPENVDKMVVAAYSALGNDHYTSPFSSMWAYGSIRGGDMYKGGDGPGDLSEFHLFETFSLNRVDNGLIDQVWFRLYVGISRTNDALRRVSAMSEADYPQKAVRMGELKFLRGHFYFLLKILFKYVPYLDETIAKTDYPTISNDKLSNAELWSKIEADFRSAAESLPDNQSDKGRANKFSAKAYLAKTLLYKAYEQNETNAVVSINKAVLTEVNALCDEVINSGKYNLSADFADNFLTATENGPESVFAIQYSKNDGTPLGRLDYGHALNYTMNQEYGCCGFHVPSHDLINSFKTNADGLPLFQTYAANDVAASLDFQTSSFDPRLDHTVARPNAPYKYGKSYVFQKSWARAPAVYGAFASIKEVVLPTDPSFQKVPPFMSSSKNWQIIRFSDVLLWKAEALIELGRPDEALPLINRIRDRAAASTGLLIAADGKPTANFRIKPYVKSSDWTQNYARMALRWERRLEFAGEGYHFFDLVRWGVAAQTINAYFQVEKTRATHLGDARFTAGRDEYLPIPLNQINFSSGLYKQNAGW; encoded by the coding sequence ATGATCACTAAAAAAATAATATACGCTCTGACATTGCTCATGGTGCTTTTCACAGGCTGCAACGACGCGCTGGTAGAACCTGCCCAAGGTGTCATTTCGGGTGAAGATTTGAATACGCCTGAAAATGTGGACAAGATGGTGGTAGCAGCCTACTCCGCGCTTGGAAACGACCATTACACCTCCCCTTTTTCGAGCATGTGGGCTTATGGAAGCATTCGCGGAGGCGATATGTACAAAGGTGGGGACGGACCGGGCGATTTGTCTGAATTCCATTTGTTCGAAACATTTTCGCTGAACAGGGTTGATAATGGATTGATTGACCAGGTTTGGTTCAGATTGTACGTGGGCATCAGCCGGACCAATGATGCATTGCGAAGAGTAAGCGCCATGTCCGAGGCAGATTATCCGCAAAAGGCAGTGCGTATGGGTGAACTGAAATTCCTGAGAGGGCACTTCTATTTTTTGCTGAAAATCTTGTTCAAATATGTTCCTTACCTGGACGAAACGATCGCCAAAACCGACTATCCGACCATTTCAAACGACAAGTTGTCAAATGCTGAACTATGGTCAAAAATTGAAGCCGATTTCCGAAGTGCTGCTGAGAGTTTACCAGACAACCAGAGCGACAAGGGCCGGGCTAACAAATTTTCAGCAAAAGCCTATCTGGCAAAAACACTTTTGTACAAAGCTTATGAACAAAACGAAACCAATGCCGTAGTAAGCATCAATAAAGCTGTGCTGACAGAAGTTAACGCACTTTGTGATGAGGTGATCAATTCCGGCAAGTACAACCTGAGCGCTGATTTTGCTGACAACTTTTTAACAGCAACTGAGAACGGTCCTGAGTCCGTATTTGCAATCCAGTACTCAAAAAACGACGGCACACCGCTCGGCAGACTGGATTACGGACATGCGCTGAATTATACCATGAACCAGGAATACGGCTGCTGCGGCTTCCACGTTCCGAGCCATGACCTGATCAATTCCTTCAAAACCAACGCGGACGGACTGCCGCTTTTCCAAACCTATGCTGCGAATGACGTGGCCGCATCCCTCGATTTCCAGACCAGCTCCTTCGATCCGCGGCTGGACCACACCGTAGCAAGGCCAAATGCTCCTTACAAATATGGAAAAAGCTATGTATTCCAAAAATCCTGGGCGCGTGCCCCGGCGGTTTACGGCGCTTTTGCCAGCATTAAAGAAGTGGTTTTACCTACGGACCCGTCCTTCCAAAAAGTGCCGCCTTTTATGTCCAGTTCCAAAAACTGGCAGATTATCCGGTTTTCCGATGTATTGCTCTGGAAAGCGGAAGCATTGATCGAACTGGGTAGACCCGACGAAGCACTTCCTTTGATCAACAGGATACGCGACCGTGCAGCCGCAAGTACAGGTCTGCTCATTGCAGCGGATGGAAAACCTACGGCTAATTTCAGGATAAAACCATATGTTAAAAGTTCAGACTGGACACAGAACTATGCAAGAATGGCCCTGCGCTGGGAACGACGACTTGAATTTGCAGGCGAAGGCTACCACTTCTTTGACTTAGTTCGCTGGGGCGTTGCCGCTCAAACAATTAATGCTTATTTCCAGGTTGAAAAAACCAGGGCGACCCATTTAGGAGATGCCCGGTTTACCGCCGGTCGGGATGAATATCTTCCAATCCCTTTAAATCAAATCAATTTCAGCAGTGGATTGTATAAGCAGAATGCGGGATGGTAG
- a CDS encoding SusC/RagA family TonB-linked outer membrane protein — translation MFKRLPLLAFAILCWVQTAVAQSNITGTVKDGAGVTLPGVSILEKNTTNGTLSDADGKYSISINSGATLVFSYVGMVPSEVVPGTNSVMDVTLQYDSKSLNEVVVTGYQSERKKDITGAVSVVSIKDIKDSQVGNPAKALQGRVPGVLITTDGAPGGGATVRIRGGSTLGNNDPLYIIDGIPTKRGLNEINPADVESIQVLKDASSATIYGSRAANGVVIVTTKKAKNGQSKLNVNISTSIQDYASKLKTLNADGRGRAYWQAAVNDKADPNANQIYQYDWNNDFNSPALNQVKYPDFIDAAKTMKPANTYWYDEISQKSIIQSYDMSISNGSEKGNTMFSLGYYDNKGVVKSTHNKKYTARLNTDFSLFKSKLKIGENLSATYIQDVQSPTADILFAALVSQPVVPVYTEAGGWGGPASGMTDRQNPVRLIEDNRQNKGNFYRLFGNVFADLEIIPKLHLKTSYGIDYSGGYKRLLRKSYTSGFLSDPTNQVSNFQDYSGNSIWQNTLNYDMQTGKHQIGIVVGQESIRYISQEFSASRRGLALENINYSYLNAGSNNINNGGSGSANSLFSYFAKVNYTYADKFLASATVRRDGSSRFGKENRFGTFPAFSLGYRLSEEAFIKDIPFISDLKLRYGWGRSGNQEIPNNATQSLYSAIYGSDPTWDFDNGSAYDIGGNGTGQLPSGFTLIQQGNDALRWESLAESNFGVDFGFLNNTLTGSVDYFQRKTSDILISPAYLAVIGDGGNRFTNGASMKNSGFEALLSYDTKVGNDLRINLTGNFSLYRNKITYLPKEVIASYPGNGTDKTILGRPANSFFGYVADGIFQNQGEVDNAAAQPGKGIGRIRYADLNKDGTIDAQDRDFIGNSTPKYMYGFNTSVSWKNFDLSFFFQGINVKVQNEFKTYTDFSSLWTGTNWGDRTLDAWTPQNTDSNIPALTLVDRNNEGRFSTYFIENGSYLKLRNAQIGYNFKSLNSLKIQSARVYLQGSNLFTIKSKSFTGPDPEIPNFAFPIPVIGTIGLNVTF, via the coding sequence ATGTTTAAACGACTACCGCTTCTGGCTTTTGCCATACTCTGTTGGGTGCAAACTGCGGTTGCGCAATCCAACATTACCGGAACCGTGAAAGATGGCGCCGGCGTGACGCTCCCCGGTGTAAGTATTCTGGAAAAGAACACAACCAATGGCACATTATCCGATGCTGATGGAAAGTATAGCATCAGCATTAACAGTGGCGCTACACTTGTATTTTCTTACGTGGGCATGGTCCCTAGTGAAGTAGTTCCAGGCACCAATAGTGTCATGGATGTTACACTTCAATATGATTCAAAAAGCCTGAACGAAGTGGTTGTTACCGGCTATCAGTCTGAGCGAAAAAAAGATATCACGGGTGCGGTAAGTGTGGTGAGCATTAAAGACATTAAGGACAGCCAGGTAGGTAATCCGGCAAAAGCATTGCAGGGAAGAGTGCCGGGCGTGTTGATCACCACGGATGGAGCGCCGGGCGGCGGTGCCACGGTAAGGATCAGAGGCGGCAGTACATTGGGCAACAATGATCCGCTTTACATTATCGATGGCATTCCGACAAAAAGAGGTTTGAATGAAATTAATCCGGCCGATGTTGAATCCATCCAAGTTTTAAAAGACGCTTCATCGGCAACCATTTACGGTTCACGGGCTGCAAATGGAGTTGTGATTGTGACAACCAAAAAGGCGAAAAACGGTCAATCCAAGTTGAATGTAAACATTTCCACTTCCATTCAGGATTATGCTTCTAAGCTGAAAACCTTGAATGCAGACGGCCGCGGCCGGGCTTACTGGCAGGCGGCAGTCAATGACAAAGCGGATCCGAATGCGAACCAGATTTATCAATACGACTGGAATAACGACTTCAACAGCCCGGCATTGAATCAGGTTAAATATCCGGATTTCATCGACGCGGCAAAAACAATGAAGCCTGCGAACACTTACTGGTATGATGAGATTTCACAAAAATCCATCATCCAATCGTATGACATGTCTATTTCCAATGGGTCTGAAAAAGGAAATACGATGTTTTCGCTGGGTTACTATGACAATAAGGGAGTTGTAAAATCGACGCACAATAAAAAGTACACGGCGAGGCTGAATACGGATTTCTCGCTTTTTAAATCAAAACTGAAAATCGGCGAAAACCTCTCTGCTACTTACATCCAGGATGTGCAGTCACCGACGGCCGATATATTGTTTGCCGCGCTGGTTTCGCAACCCGTCGTGCCGGTTTACACCGAGGCTGGCGGCTGGGGCGGCCCTGCATCGGGAATGACGGATCGTCAAAATCCTGTAAGGCTTATCGAGGACAACAGGCAGAATAAAGGCAACTTTTACCGGCTGTTCGGTAATGTATTTGCCGACCTGGAAATTATCCCAAAACTGCATTTAAAAACCAGCTACGGAATTGATTACAGCGGTGGTTACAAGAGATTGCTGCGGAAATCTTACACCTCAGGTTTCTTGTCTGATCCAACCAACCAGGTTTCCAACTTCCAGGACTACTCGGGCAATTCGATCTGGCAAAACACACTGAACTATGACATGCAAACGGGCAAGCACCAGATCGGCATCGTTGTCGGACAGGAAAGCATCCGATACATTTCCCAGGAATTTTCGGCAAGCAGACGAGGCCTCGCCTTGGAAAATATCAATTATTCTTATCTGAACGCAGGGAGCAATAACATTAACAATGGCGGCAGCGGCAGTGCCAATTCGCTTTTCTCCTATTTCGCAAAGGTTAATTACACGTATGCTGACAAATTCCTGGCATCGGCAACAGTTCGCCGCGATGGTTCGTCGCGTTTTGGAAAAGAAAACCGTTTCGGAACATTCCCTGCATTTTCCTTGGGTTACCGGTTGAGCGAAGAGGCATTTATTAAAGACATTCCATTTATATCTGACTTGAAACTTAGATATGGCTGGGGCCGCTCGGGTAACCAGGAAATTCCGAATAATGCTACGCAATCTTTATACTCAGCCATTTACGGCAGCGATCCTACCTGGGATTTTGATAACGGCAGTGCCTACGACATTGGTGGAAACGGCACGGGCCAGCTTCCGTCCGGATTTACATTGATCCAGCAAGGCAATGATGCGCTGAGATGGGAATCGCTGGCAGAATCGAATTTTGGTGTGGATTTTGGGTTCCTGAACAACACATTGACCGGTTCTGTTGATTATTTCCAGCGGAAAACTTCCGACATTCTGATCAGTCCGGCTTATCTGGCTGTGATCGGCGACGGTGGAAACAGGTTTACCAACGGCGCTTCGATGAAAAACAGTGGTTTTGAAGCATTGCTTTCCTATGACACCAAAGTGGGTAATGATCTGAGGATTAACCTTACAGGTAACTTCTCCCTGTATCGCAACAAGATCACTTATCTGCCCAAAGAGGTCATCGCATCCTATCCTGGGAATGGAACGGACAAGACTATTCTTGGCCGCCCGGCTAACTCATTCTTTGGATATGTGGCCGACGGGATATTCCAGAATCAGGGTGAAGTAGACAATGCTGCAGCGCAGCCCGGAAAAGGCATTGGGCGGATCAGATATGCGGATTTAAACAAAGACGGCACCATTGATGCACAGGACAGGGATTTTATTGGAAACAGCACGCCGAAATATATGTATGGCTTCAATACTTCCGTGAGCTGGAAAAATTTCGACCTGAGCTTTTTCTTCCAGGGCATCAATGTAAAGGTTCAGAACGAATTCAAAACCTACACCGATTTCTCTTCACTCTGGACAGGCACCAACTGGGGCGACAGGACGCTGGACGCATGGACGCCACAAAACACAGATTCTAACATTCCAGCATTGACATTAGTAGACCGAAATAACGAAGGCCGCTTCTCGACTTACTTTATTGAAAACGGTTCATACTTAAAATTGAGAAACGCACAGATCGGCTACAATTTCAAAAGTCTGAACAGCCTGAAAATTCAAAGCGCAAGAGTTTATTTGCAAGGGAGTAATTTATTTACTATCAAAAGTAAATCCTTCACAGGTCCCGACCCCGAGATCCCCAACTTCGCTTTCCCCATACCCGTCATAGGAACCATCGGATTGAACGTCACTTTCTAA
- a CDS encoding T9SS type A sorting domain-containing protein → MRRSLLRLQILIICLGLSASLFAQPTIQWDKTIGGNNQDRLNSVQQTLDGGYILGGTSFSGVSGEKSESARGLGDYWIVKLAADGTKQWDRTFGGTGRETFYAIRQASDGSYFVAGQSYSDISGDKTDASNGAGDLWIINLAANGTTKWQKTIGTENNEFLSDMEVTPDGGLAIAAASSPIGPTGSGNNHGWFVKLSASGDLEWTRDYYVNFNTMRLAAVTLVPGGGYLLGADTSGGEDIGGAYYLIRVSAEGTTLWTKEIRGVNGGNNGNSALRSILATPDGGFLVGGLSRDQAGNDKSEDSYYGDYWVVKITANGVIEWDNTIQANDFERFAGMQLSGDGGYFLWGDTQSAIDLDKTDANSGVVNGWLVKLDVNGKQIWDKVIGSASDISFDSATDLVPTNDGGVLLAGFSDAPAGADKTESSRGANDYWIVKLAPESPLPVRLASFTARKELSSTSLSWQTTSETNSDHFEVQHSLHGKAWTNLTTIHAQGESNELNVYHYTHTTPVLGSDNLYRLKMVDADGSFTYSKIRHVKFEEEFTVSVYPNPAAETIHLKAADWSKVKGLQILNSQGKALYTSGTKPAQDISARSLKPGLYFIKVTLTDGTEATRKVAVGQ, encoded by the coding sequence ATGAGACGATCTCTGCTTCGCTTACAAATTTTAATTATCTGCCTTGGCTTGTCAGCAAGTCTGTTTGCACAGCCGACTATTCAATGGGACAAAACCATTGGCGGAAACAATCAAGACCGCCTGAATTCAGTCCAGCAAACCCTTGACGGCGGATACATCCTTGGCGGAACTTCTTTCAGCGGAGTTTCGGGGGAGAAGTCCGAATCGGCGCGTGGTCTTGGGGACTATTGGATCGTCAAACTAGCCGCCGACGGAACCAAGCAATGGGATCGGACCTTCGGCGGGACCGGGAGAGAGACTTTTTACGCGATCCGTCAGGCAAGCGATGGCAGTTACTTCGTTGCCGGGCAATCATACTCTGATATCAGCGGGGATAAAACGGATGCCAGTAATGGAGCAGGCGATCTCTGGATTATCAATCTGGCCGCTAACGGTACAACTAAATGGCAAAAAACGATTGGTACGGAAAATAATGAGTTCTTGAGTGATATGGAGGTTACTCCCGATGGAGGACTGGCAATCGCTGCGGCTTCTTCTCCAATTGGCCCTACAGGCTCCGGCAATAACCACGGGTGGTTTGTAAAACTGAGTGCATCCGGCGACCTGGAATGGACCAGAGACTACTATGTTAACTTTAATACCATGCGCCTAGCAGCCGTGACGCTTGTTCCCGGGGGAGGTTACTTGCTTGGTGCGGATACCAGCGGTGGAGAAGACATTGGTGGTGCCTATTATCTGATCAGGGTATCCGCTGAGGGTACTACACTTTGGACCAAAGAAATAAGGGGCGTTAATGGTGGTAATAATGGTAACAGCGCACTCCGGTCTATTCTTGCTACTCCGGATGGCGGGTTCCTGGTGGGCGGACTTTCCCGCGACCAGGCAGGAAATGATAAATCCGAAGATAGTTACTATGGCGACTATTGGGTAGTGAAAATCACTGCAAATGGAGTCATCGAATGGGACAACACAATTCAGGCAAACGATTTCGAACGATTTGCAGGTATGCAATTGAGTGGTGACGGCGGCTATTTCCTTTGGGGTGATACTCAGTCGGCGATAGATCTTGACAAAACAGATGCCAATTCAGGAGTAGTGAATGGATGGCTGGTCAAGTTGGATGTAAATGGAAAACAAATCTGGGATAAAGTTATTGGTAGTGCATCAGACATTTCATTCGACTCTGCCACCGATTTAGTACCAACCAATGATGGTGGCGTTCTGCTGGCCGGATTCTCTGATGCACCGGCAGGGGCCGACAAGACTGAGTCCTCCCGCGGGGCAAATGACTATTGGATCGTCAAACTTGCCCCGGAATCTCCGCTGCCCGTCAGGCTCGCAAGTTTCACAGCCCGAAAGGAATTAAGTAGCACAAGTCTTTCCTGGCAAACCACCTCTGAAACCAACAGTGACCATTTTGAAGTACAGCATAGTCTACATGGAAAAGCATGGACAAACCTGACTACAATCCATGCACAAGGGGAGAGTAATGAGTTGAACGTTTACCACTATACACACACTACCCCTGTGTTGGGATCCGATAACCTGTACCGGCTCAAAATGGTCGATGCGGACGGATCATTTACTTACAGTAAGATCCGGCATGTGAAGTTTGAGGAGGAGTTTACAGTATCCGTTTATCCCAATCCGGCAGCAGAGACCATTCATTTGAAAGCGGCAGACTGGTCGAAAGTAAAAGGCCTGCAAATTCTCAACAGCCAGGGCAAAGCACTTTATACCTCAGGAACAAAACCTGCTCAGGATATCAGTGCGAGGTCGCTGAAACCAGGATTGTATTTTATCAAAGTAACCCTGACCGACGGCACGGAAGCGACGCGGAAAGTTGCGGTGGGCCAGTAA
- a CDS encoding sugar porter family MFS transporter yields MKNSKVLVWSIVVALGGFLFGFDTAVISGAEKAIQHLWDLSAVEHGFTVSIALIGTVLGAMLGGIPADRLGRKTTLFWIAVLYLVSSLGSALATDWYVFIFFRFLGGLGVGASSVAAPMYISEISPAKSRGKMVGLFQFNVVFGILIAYFSNYFMQDMGDNAWRWMLGVQALPSLIFLLAILYVPESPRWLIMKKGDVQQAREILNIIDTETSEETLFAIMNANEETKDKPSARLFSAKYKTPVMLAILFAVFNQVSGINAIIYYSPRIFEMTGLGAKAAFLSSAGIGFVNFAFTLLAINFIDRFGRRTLMAIGSVGVIITLGLVARAFFIQDFTGVPVFLFVYIAFFAFSQGAVIWVFISEIFPNEVRANGQALGSFTHWFMAAVIAFSFPIISEYLGGGITFSFFAIMMILQLIFVWRIMPETKGTSLERTDKTLVLH; encoded by the coding sequence ATGAAAAACAGTAAGGTATTAGTTTGGTCGATCGTCGTTGCGCTTGGCGGTTTTCTCTTCGGATTCGATACGGCCGTTATCTCGGGAGCGGAAAAAGCCATTCAGCATTTATGGGATCTATCCGCCGTCGAGCACGGGTTCACCGTTTCCATTGCATTGATCGGGACCGTGCTCGGCGCCATGTTAGGCGGCATTCCCGCAGACAGGCTGGGAAGAAAAACCACCTTATTCTGGATAGCTGTTTTATACCTGGTTTCCTCCCTCGGCTCAGCGCTTGCTACTGACTGGTATGTGTTCATATTCTTCCGCTTCCTGGGCGGCCTAGGTGTAGGTGCTTCCTCCGTGGCTGCACCCATGTACATTTCCGAAATCTCTCCCGCCAAATCACGCGGAAAAATGGTTGGGCTGTTCCAGTTCAATGTGGTGTTCGGAATTCTTATTGCCTACTTCTCCAATTACTTCATGCAGGATATGGGCGACAATGCGTGGCGCTGGATGCTGGGCGTGCAGGCTCTGCCTTCGCTGATTTTCCTACTGGCCATTCTTTACGTTCCTGAAAGTCCGCGCTGGCTGATCATGAAAAAAGGTGATGTGCAGCAGGCCAGGGAGATCCTGAACATTATCGACACCGAAACCAGCGAAGAAACATTGTTTGCGATTATGAACGCGAACGAAGAAACCAAAGACAAACCTTCTGCCCGGCTGTTTTCTGCCAAATACAAAACACCTGTGATGCTGGCCATTTTGTTTGCTGTTTTCAATCAGGTTTCCGGCATTAACGCCATCATTTATTACAGTCCGCGCATTTTTGAAATGACGGGTTTGGGAGCAAAAGCTGCGTTCCTATCATCTGCGGGGATTGGTTTTGTCAACTTTGCCTTCACACTTCTGGCTATCAACTTTATAGATCGGTTTGGCCGACGCACCTTAATGGCGATTGGCTCGGTGGGCGTCATTATTACACTTGGATTGGTTGCCAGGGCATTTTTTATCCAGGATTTTACCGGCGTTCCGGTGTTTCTGTTCGTCTACATTGCCTTTTTCGCATTCTCACAAGGCGCGGTCATCTGGGTTTTTATATCTGAAATTTTCCCAAACGAAGTGCGCGCAAACGGCCAGGCACTGGGAAGCTTTACCCACTGGTTCATGGCTGCCGTAATCGCATTCTCTTTCCCTATCATTTCCGAATATCTGGGCGGCGGGATCACCTTCTCCTTCTTCGCTATCATGATGATTTTGCAGCTGATTTTCGTTTGGCGCATTATGCCGGAAACCAAAGGGACCTCGCTGGAAAGAACGGATAAGACGCTGGTTTTGCATTGA
- a CDS encoding glycoside hydrolase family 32 protein, which translates to MKKLTIALLLTCALTGSTAIAQAFKEKYRPQFHFTPKANWMNDPNGMVYHNGIYHLFYQYYPDDKIWGPMHWGHATSKDMIAWKEQPIALYPDSLGYIFSGSAVVDKNNTAGFGKDALVAIFTHHDPVQEKQKTGKHETQSIAYSLDDGKTWTKYKGNPVLENPGITDFRDPKVRWFEAQKKWVMTLATKDRITFYSSPDLKSWTRESDFGANEGGHGGVWECPDLFPIKHEGKDMWVLIVNINPGGPNKGSAGQYFLGDFDGKTFTSNSKETKWLDFGTDNYAAVTFANTGNRTILMGWMSNWQYANQVPTDPWRSANTIARELALKTVGKETYLTSVPVKELDALNTTTFSMKNVKVKDQLDLTDKAKNKTGLFRLDLTTKNTADFSIILANEAGNELIIGYDKAKNQYYIDRSKSGKIDFEKGFGEKHIAPRFAIESNIPLTLIADVASVELFADNGLTVMTDIFFPETPMSKLSIKSVSGITIDNLKYTVLKPSVE; encoded by the coding sequence ATGAAAAAACTAACCATCGCCCTACTCCTTACCTGCGCCTTAACCGGCTCCACTGCCATTGCTCAGGCATTTAAGGAAAAATACCGTCCGCAATTTCACTTCACGCCAAAAGCCAACTGGATGAACGATCCGAATGGCATGGTGTATCACAACGGGATTTACCATCTCTTTTATCAATACTATCCGGACGACAAAATCTGGGGACCCATGCACTGGGGACACGCCACGAGCAAGGATATGATCGCCTGGAAAGAGCAGCCGATTGCTTTGTATCCGGACAGTCTGGGTTACATCTTTTCGGGAAGCGCGGTTGTGGACAAGAATAACACGGCAGGATTCGGGAAGGACGCATTAGTAGCCATTTTCACGCATCATGACCCGGTTCAGGAAAAGCAAAAAACGGGCAAACACGAAACGCAAAGCATTGCGTACAGTCTGGACGACGGCAAAACGTGGACAAAATACAAGGGAAATCCTGTACTTGAGAATCCGGGAATCACCGATTTCCGCGATCCCAAAGTAAGATGGTTTGAGGCGCAGAAAAAGTGGGTGATGACATTGGCTACCAAAGACCGCATTACATTCTATTCGTCCCCCGACCTCAAATCATGGACGCGTGAAAGTGATTTCGGAGCAAATGAAGGCGGCCATGGCGGCGTATGGGAGTGTCCTGATCTTTTTCCGATCAAACACGAAGGAAAAGATATGTGGGTGCTGATCGTCAACATTAACCCGGGTGGCCCAAACAAGGGCTCGGCTGGTCAATATTTCCTGGGAGATTTTGATGGCAAGACATTCACTTCTAATTCGAAAGAAACCAAATGGCTGGATTTCGGAACCGATAATTATGCTGCCGTAACATTCGCCAACACCGGCAACCGTACCATTCTGATGGGATGGATGAGCAACTGGCAATACGCGAATCAGGTTCCGACTGATCCGTGGAGAAGCGCCAATACAATCGCCCGTGAATTGGCACTGAAAACAGTTGGGAAAGAAACTTACCTAACTTCCGTCCCCGTTAAAGAGCTGGATGCGCTGAACACCACGACTTTTTCAATGAAAAATGTAAAGGTGAAAGATCAGCTGGATCTGACGGACAAAGCAAAAAACAAAACCGGCTTATTCCGCCTGGACTTAACGACCAAAAACACAGCCGATTTCTCCATCATACTGGCCAACGAAGCAGGCAATGAACTGATCATCGGATACGACAAAGCCAAAAATCAATATTACATTGACCGTTCTAAATCCGGAAAAATTGACTTTGAAAAGGGTTTTGGAGAAAAACACATTGCACCCAGGTTCGCAATAGAAAGCAACATTCCATTAACATTGATTGCTGACGTAGCATCGGTGGAGCTGTTTGCCGATAATGGACTGACCGTAATGACCGATATTTTCTTTCCTGAAACGCCAATGTCCAAACTGTCCATTAAATCTGTTTCGGGAATTACAATTGATAATTTGAAATATACGGTTTTGAAACCTTCGGTAGAATGA